From Verrucomicrobiota bacterium, a single genomic window includes:
- a CDS encoding phosphate ABC transporter substrate-binding protein — ASPSGLWRENRTPRNFRTRSEEKRSQKAKSPQPSGAGRRLAGCGVARRSQPQDGDAPSSRLASGQAALPPKPEVIFAQTLTRSGAVWKLSLLTVVAALTGCGPKESTAPGAGGGQPTVRSQKPVEIRVKGSDTMVQLATAWAEAYRKVKPNVFVNASGGGSGTGIAALQNNTTDICNASRDIKKEEAEKVKAVSGKEVKEFVVAFDALAVYSHPSNPMQEISVDELREIWAEDGAITTWDQINPARNGKFVLFGRQNNSGTYDYFRQHVCGKKDGKQREFRGGISEMNGSAEVVENIAKTPLGLGYSGMGYKTPSVNWLKVSNKKGEPAIEPSLESARSGQYPIARKLYLYTAGEPTGEVKAYLDWILSPEGQKIVEKEGFVPLK; from the coding sequence GCGCCTCGCCATCCGGCCTTTGGCGCGAAAACAGGACCCCGCGGAATTTTCGGACACGCTCTGAGGAGAAACGAAGCCAGAAAGCGAAATCGCCCCAGCCCTCCGGGGCGGGGCGGCGCCTGGCCGGCTGCGGCGTTGCTCGTCGGTCACAGCCCCAAGACGGGGATGCTCCCTCCTCGCGCCTTGCATCCGGCCAGGCGGCGCTCCCACCAAAACCGGAAGTTATTTTTGCACAGACCCTTACCCGTTCAGGGGCGGTGTGGAAGCTCTCCCTGCTCACCGTCGTCGCGGCCCTGACGGGCTGCGGCCCAAAAGAATCGACCGCTCCTGGAGCTGGCGGCGGCCAGCCAACCGTGAGGAGCCAGAAGCCGGTTGAAATCCGCGTCAAAGGCTCGGACACGATGGTGCAACTGGCCACCGCCTGGGCCGAGGCCTACCGCAAGGTCAAGCCGAACGTGTTCGTGAACGCCAGCGGCGGCGGGAGCGGCACCGGTATCGCGGCCCTGCAGAACAACACCACCGACATCTGCAATGCCTCGCGGGACATTAAGAAAGAGGAGGCTGAGAAGGTGAAAGCGGTCTCGGGCAAGGAAGTGAAGGAGTTCGTCGTCGCCTTCGATGCCCTGGCCGTTTATTCGCACCCATCCAATCCGATGCAGGAGATCTCCGTTGATGAGTTGCGCGAGATTTGGGCTGAAGACGGGGCGATCACCACGTGGGACCAAATCAATCCCGCGAGGAATGGAAAGTTCGTGCTCTTCGGCCGGCAAAATAATTCGGGCACCTACGACTACTTCCGCCAGCACGTCTGCGGCAAGAAAGATGGCAAGCAGCGCGAATTCCGCGGCGGCATCAGCGAGATGAACGGCTCGGCCGAAGTCGTGGAGAACATCGCAAAGACCCCGCTGGGCCTTGGCTACAGCGGCATGGGTTACAAGACACCGAGCGTGAACTGGCTGAAGGTCTCGAACAAGAAGGGCGAGCCGGCCATTGAGCCAAGCCTGGAATCGGCGCGCAGCGGCCAATATCCGATCGCGCGGAAACTCTACCTGTACACGGCCGGCGAACCTACAGGTGAGGTCAAGGCTTACCTCGATTGGATTCTTTCGCCTGAAGGCCAGAAGATCGTCGAGAAAGAAGGCTTCGTGCCGTTGAAGTAA